A region from the Sutcliffiella horikoshii genome encodes:
- a CDS encoding DUF1002 domain-containing protein, with translation MKHWFKLLLVLTLVLSGLTLSNVVQAAGGEDEEESINEKFGLPIVVYGGTLNDDQKQEVREHLNVKNPEMVEEITVTGEDLVTYIEGEDRNARMFSSAKITRKEKGEGLVITRATPENITQVTDDMYANALLTAGIEDAEVIVASPVKVSGHSALVGIYKAYEVSGEALNKDRMEVANEELSIATKLAEEEGMDSEKVSELLTEIKKQIAEQNPATREDVEKIVEEQLAKLNIELSEEDRQLLIDLFEKMRELNINFDNVKNQLEQISTDIKNKIDEVVGNEGFWQGVQDFFRNLFQSIADLFK, from the coding sequence ATGAAGCATTGGTTTAAATTGTTGCTAGTGTTGACCTTGGTTTTATCTGGCCTTACATTATCAAATGTTGTACAAGCTGCTGGCGGAGAAGATGAGGAAGAGAGCATCAATGAAAAGTTTGGCCTTCCTATTGTCGTATACGGCGGGACCTTGAATGATGATCAAAAGCAGGAAGTGCGCGAGCATCTAAATGTAAAGAACCCTGAAATGGTCGAGGAAATCACAGTAACAGGAGAAGACCTTGTTACCTATATTGAGGGAGAAGACAGAAACGCCCGTATGTTCTCCTCTGCTAAAATTACCAGAAAAGAAAAAGGGGAAGGGCTTGTTATTACAAGAGCCACTCCTGAAAATATCACTCAAGTGACAGATGATATGTATGCCAACGCCCTTTTAACTGCAGGAATTGAGGATGCGGAAGTTATCGTTGCATCACCAGTGAAGGTTAGTGGTCATTCTGCGCTTGTGGGTATATATAAAGCATATGAAGTAAGCGGAGAAGCGCTTAATAAAGACCGCATGGAAGTGGCAAACGAAGAATTGTCCATTGCAACAAAGCTTGCAGAAGAAGAAGGCATGGACAGTGAAAAAGTCAGTGAGTTGCTGACGGAAATCAAAAAGCAAATTGCAGAGCAAAATCCAGCAACAAGAGAAGATGTTGAGAAGATTGTGGAAGAGCAATTAGCAAAGTTGAATATCGAGTTAAGTGAAGAAGATAGACAACTGTTGATTGATCTTTTTGAAAAAATGCGTGAGTTGAATATCAATTTTGATAATGTGAAGAATCAGCTAGAGCAAATTTCTACTGACATTAAGAATAAAATTGATGAAGTGGTAGGAAATGAAGGTTTCTGGCAGGGTGTTCAAGACTTTTTCCGTAACCTGTTCCAATCCATTGCTGATTTGTTTAAATAA
- a CDS encoding FxsA family protein, whose product MFRILLALIIVVPALEIWLLITAGKLIGAIPTIMLIILTGVLGAWLAKYQGVTALRNAQQKMNSGQMPGDVIIDGLCILIGGVVLLTPGFITDAIGFALLLPPTRNLIKPSIMRAIRNRMDRGQFIVINRR is encoded by the coding sequence ATGTTCAGAATTTTATTAGCTTTAATTATAGTAGTACCTGCACTGGAAATATGGCTTCTCATTACAGCTGGTAAGCTGATTGGGGCGATTCCGACGATCATGTTGATCATCCTTACTGGTGTATTGGGAGCATGGCTTGCGAAATATCAGGGAGTTACCGCTCTCAGAAATGCTCAGCAAAAAATGAACAGCGGGCAGATGCCAGGTGATGTCATTATTGATGGCTTATGTATTCTAATTGGCGGTGTGGTTCTATTAACACCCGGATTTATTACAGATGCTATTGGTTTTGCTTTGCTTTTACCACCGACAAGGAATTTGATTAAGCCTTCCATTATGCGCGCAATCAGAAACAGAATGGACCGCGGACAATTTATTGTCATTAACAGAAGATAA
- the pyk gene encoding pyruvate kinase, with protein MKKTKIVCTIGPASESVETLIQLMEAGMNVTRLNFSHGDYEEHGARIRNIREAVERTGKNVAILLDTKGPEIRTHTMQDGAIELVQGNEITISMEEVIGTTEKFSITYPGLMEDVHPGSRILLDDGLIGLEVLEVGDNEIRTKILNSGTLKNKKGVNVPGVKVNLPGITEKDANDIRFGIEQGVDFIAASFVRRASDVLEIRELLEAHNATDIQIIPKIENQEGVDNINEILEVSDGLMVARGDLGVEIPAEEVPLVQKDLIKKCNLAGKPVITATQMLDSMQRNPRPTRAEASDVANAIFDGTDAIMLSGETAAGSYPIEAVQTMHNIASRAEQALAYGEILTKHSKQAALTVTDSIGQSVAYTAISLDVSAIVTPTESGHTARMISKYRPKAPIVAVTSCEAVSRKLALVWGVYPRIGREATSTDEMLEVAVEESLNTGIVSHGDLIVITAGVPVGEKGTTNLMKIHVVGDVLASGQGIGRKSAYGKVVVAKTAEEAAEKMTHGAIFVTTGTDKDMMPSLEKASALITEEGGLTSHAAVVGLSLGIPVIVGVEEATSILNDGQEITVDSSRGTIYTGHANVL; from the coding sequence ATGAAAAAAACCAAGATTGTTTGTACGATTGGACCAGCCAGTGAAAGTGTAGAAACACTTATCCAACTGATGGAAGCAGGAATGAATGTTACACGTTTGAACTTTTCACACGGTGACTATGAAGAACATGGAGCTCGTATCCGTAATATTCGTGAAGCGGTAGAACGCACTGGGAAAAATGTAGCGATTCTTTTGGATACAAAAGGACCAGAAATCAGAACGCACACGATGCAAGATGGTGCGATTGAATTAGTACAAGGAAACGAAATCACCATCTCCATGGAAGAAGTGATTGGAACAACTGAAAAGTTCTCCATTACTTATCCTGGACTTATGGAAGACGTGCATCCAGGTTCCCGCATTCTTTTGGATGACGGTCTTATTGGACTAGAAGTTCTTGAAGTAGGAGATAACGAAATCAGAACGAAGATCTTAAACTCCGGTACGTTGAAAAACAAAAAAGGCGTTAACGTTCCTGGTGTAAAAGTGAACCTTCCTGGAATCACCGAAAAAGATGCAAACGACATTCGCTTTGGTATTGAACAAGGAGTAGACTTCATTGCGGCATCTTTCGTACGCCGTGCGTCTGATGTACTTGAAATCCGTGAATTACTGGAAGCACATAACGCTACAGACATTCAAATCATCCCTAAAATTGAAAACCAAGAGGGTGTTGACAACATCAACGAAATCTTGGAAGTATCTGACGGCTTGATGGTGGCACGTGGAGACCTTGGTGTAGAAATCCCTGCAGAAGAAGTACCTCTTGTACAGAAGGATCTTATCAAAAAATGTAATCTTGCTGGAAAGCCTGTCATCACGGCAACTCAAATGCTTGATTCCATGCAACGCAACCCGCGTCCAACTCGCGCAGAAGCAAGTGACGTAGCGAACGCTATCTTTGACGGAACAGACGCTATCATGCTTTCTGGTGAAACAGCTGCTGGTTCATACCCTATCGAAGCTGTTCAAACGATGCACAACATCGCTTCCCGTGCAGAACAAGCACTAGCATACGGAGAGATCCTTACAAAGCACAGCAAGCAAGCTGCACTAACTGTAACGGATTCCATTGGACAATCTGTTGCTTACACAGCAATCAGCTTAGATGTTTCTGCAATCGTAACACCAACAGAAAGTGGACATACTGCACGCATGATTTCCAAATACCGTCCAAAAGCACCGATTGTTGCAGTTACTTCTTGTGAAGCGGTATCCCGTAAACTTGCACTAGTATGGGGTGTTTACCCACGCATCGGTCGTGAAGCAACTTCTACGGATGAAATGCTAGAAGTAGCAGTAGAAGAATCCTTGAACACTGGTATCGTTTCTCACGGTGACCTAATTGTTATTACAGCAGGTGTTCCGGTTGGAGAAAAAGGTACTACAAACTTGATGAAAATCCACGTTGTTGGTGACGTTCTTGCAAGCGGACAAGGCATCGGCAGAAAATCTGCTTACGGAAAAGTGGTTGTTGCCAAGACTGCAGAAGAAGCTGCAGAAAAAATGACGCACGGAGCTATCTTCGTAACAACAGGCACTGATAAAGACATGATGCCTTCATTAGAAAAAGCATCTGCTCTTATCACAGAAGAAGGCGGTCTGACAAGTCACGCTGCAGTTGTCGGTTTAAGCCTTGGAATTCCAGTTATTGTTGGAGTAGAAGAAGCTACTTCCATCCTAAATGACGGCCAAGAAATTACGGTTGATTCTTCCCGTGGTACGATTTACACTGGTCACGCAAACGTATTATAA